One part of the Microbacterium aurugineum genome encodes these proteins:
- a CDS encoding MATE family efflux transporter encodes MATSLTTGRPWRVILAFSIPLLLGNVVQQLYQFADAIVVGRHLGVTSLAAVGATGSLLFLLLGFAWGLTSGFAIPIAQAFGARDDAAVRRSVATGVFLSAITSVILTVAAPLLAGPILALLQTPAELMPEATTFTQISFLGASATMFFNYLSAIIRAIGDSKTPLVFLTIACALNVGLVVLMVGPLGWGVGGAALATVVAQAVSVALCLEFVRRRLPMLHLRRADWRIGRDDIAEHLRLGLPMGFQASIIAIGTLTVQVALNTLGADAVAAYTTGSRVDSLAVALLSSLGLAVSMYVAQNHGGRRPDRIRRGVVEATWMAVGAGVVLGVLLIAFGAPMVRLFIGEGSDDVVDMAHRMLIINGCGYWALGMLFVLRGALQGLGHTLVPTVTGVIELVMRVGAAIVLGAWIGFDGVALSNPLAWVGAIVLLVPAYIRAHRALAHLPVAPAEATETSAIAIVGPTDGSMVVDAVVTQPVRVVRARRLRWPSRR; translated from the coding sequence ATGGCCACCTCCCTCACCACGGGCCGTCCGTGGCGCGTCATCCTTGCCTTCTCCATCCCCCTCCTGCTCGGCAATGTGGTCCAGCAGCTCTACCAGTTCGCCGACGCGATCGTCGTCGGCAGGCACCTCGGCGTCACCTCGCTCGCCGCCGTGGGCGCGACCGGCAGCCTGCTGTTCCTGCTCCTCGGGTTCGCCTGGGGTCTGACGAGTGGATTCGCGATCCCGATCGCGCAGGCGTTCGGCGCGCGTGACGATGCCGCCGTACGCCGCTCCGTCGCGACGGGTGTGTTCCTCAGCGCCATCACCAGTGTGATCCTCACGGTCGCGGCGCCGCTGCTCGCCGGTCCCATCCTGGCGCTGCTGCAGACACCGGCCGAGCTCATGCCCGAAGCCACGACCTTCACGCAGATCAGCTTCCTGGGCGCCAGCGCGACCATGTTCTTCAACTACCTCTCGGCGATCATCCGCGCCATCGGCGACTCCAAGACGCCCCTGGTCTTCCTCACCATCGCCTGTGCGTTGAACGTCGGACTCGTCGTCCTGATGGTCGGCCCGCTCGGATGGGGTGTGGGCGGAGCCGCCCTCGCGACCGTCGTGGCGCAGGCGGTCTCGGTGGCGCTGTGTCTCGAGTTCGTGCGCCGCCGCCTGCCCATGCTGCACCTCCGCCGTGCCGATTGGCGCATCGGGCGGGACGACATCGCCGAGCACCTGCGCCTCGGCCTGCCGATGGGCTTCCAGGCCTCGATCATCGCGATCGGCACGCTCACCGTGCAGGTGGCGTTGAACACCCTCGGGGCTGATGCCGTCGCCGCGTACACGACGGGATCCCGGGTCGACAGCCTCGCGGTCGCGCTGCTCTCGTCGCTCGGCCTCGCCGTCTCGATGTACGTGGCGCAGAACCACGGCGGACGTCGGCCCGATCGCATCCGTCGTGGTGTCGTCGAAGCGACGTGGATGGCGGTCGGCGCCGGCGTGGTGCTCGGCGTGCTGCTGATCGCCTTCGGTGCGCCGATGGTGCGCCTGTTCATCGGAGAGGGATCCGACGACGTCGTCGACATGGCGCATCGGATGCTGATCATCAACGGCTGCGGCTATTGGGCGCTCGGCATGCTGTTCGTGCTGCGCGGCGCGCTCCAGGGCCTCGGCCACACGCTCGTGCCCACCGTGACCGGCGTGATCGAGTTGGTGATGCGCGTCGGAGCGGCCATCGTCCTCGGGGCCTGGATCGGTTTCGACGGCGTGGCCCTGAGCAATCCGCTCGCCTGGGTGGGGGCGATCGTGCTGCTGGTGCCCGCCTACATCCGCGCGCACCGGGCGCTCGCGCATCTCCCGGTCGCGCCTGCCGAGGCGACCGAGACCTCGGCGATCGCGATCGTCGGACCGACCGACGGCTCGATGGTCGTGGACGCCGTCGTCACCCAGCCCGTGCGCGTGGTGCGCGCCCGCCGGCTGCGGTGGCCGAGTCGGCGCTGA
- a CDS encoding response regulator has protein sequence MTAVRVLLVDDHPIVRAGVRSLFDHRDDVEVVGESASGEEAVALARHLHPDVVLCDLRLGDGMNGVQTTAALRGLDPAPAVLILTTFDRDAEILGAIEAGASGYLLKDVAPEDIVRAIRQAAAGGLVLTPELSERVVQVMRAPRVRLTERELAVLRLLDTGASNREIAKTLFVTEATVKTHLVHVFEKLGADSRARAIAIARDTGLL, from the coding sequence ATGACCGCCGTACGCGTGCTGCTCGTCGACGACCATCCCATCGTCCGGGCCGGAGTGCGCTCGCTGTTCGACCATCGTGACGACGTCGAGGTGGTCGGGGAGTCCGCCTCCGGCGAGGAGGCCGTGGCTCTCGCGCGACACCTGCATCCGGACGTCGTGCTCTGCGATCTGCGGCTCGGCGACGGCATGAACGGCGTGCAGACGACGGCCGCGCTCCGCGGGCTGGATCCGGCGCCCGCCGTCCTCATCCTGACCACGTTCGACCGTGACGCCGAGATCCTCGGAGCGATCGAAGCCGGCGCCTCCGGGTACCTGCTGAAGGATGTGGCCCCCGAAGACATCGTCCGCGCGATCCGTCAGGCGGCCGCCGGAGGACTCGTGCTCACCCCGGAACTCAGCGAACGGGTCGTGCAGGTCATGCGCGCACCGCGGGTGCGGCTGACCGAACGCGAGCTGGCGGTGCTTCGGCTGCTCGACACGGGCGCCTCGAACCGCGAGATCGCGAAGACCCTGTTCGTGACGGAGGCCACAGTGAAGACGCACCTCGTGCACGTGTTCGAGAAGCTCGGCGCCGACAGTCGTGCCCGCGCCATCGCCATCGCCCGCGACACCGGTCTGCTCTGA